Genomic segment of Colletotrichum destructivum chromosome 5, complete sequence:
CATGCATCATGCAAGACACAGGCGAGTGAGCCTCGAGATCAGGATTGGTCGCCTGCTCGGGTGACCGAACGATTTCGAGGCGCAGAGCCGCCTAGTCTTCGCCCTCGATTCGCGTGTGGTCCCCCCCGCACTTCCTACCTTTTATCCATTTCTGATTCTCATCGCCCCAAGCTGAGCACCGCTATCCAAGCCCCCTCGCCAAAAACGCTGTGAAGAGTTACTTGGGCCGGTCCCATCGACGACTTGCGTCACGTCGCTCAACATGGCCTTCTTGAAGAAGAACTCAAGCCATAAGAACCGGCTGGAAGTCAAAGAAGACACCGGGAAGAAGGCCGTTGGGCAggcgtcatcgtcttcgttACCCAACGCCGCACCAACACCCAAAGCGGCGAATCCGTTTCCGCACGAGCAGCTGATGAGGGCGAGATATCTCGACCAACGGAAGCTGAAGAAATCTCTTGATTCTATTTATGGCGAAGGAAAGTATCAAGTCAAGGTAAAGCGCGGCAGTGTGAATTCCCTGGTCTCGCCTTGCATCGATTAACTGACCCCCAATACCAGGAGAGAGCCGACCGATACATTCTCATGTTACCCACACCAATGAAAAATGTGCACAAAAACTCCCAGTTCCTCTCTTATAATCTCGAACTCTTTTCGCTAACAGCTTCAATACTCAAGAACGACCTGGCTCAGCTTGAGCAGCGCGTGAGATCGCACTATAATGACTGAGTCAGCAGACGAATACGACCCCAGGAACAGAAAACCAAACCTCTTATCAAACACTCTGCGCGAGCGCATACATTTAACGGACATAACCGATGGATATCACACGGGAGCAGTTGGAAAGTTTGCGATCAGCCTGTGGCGATGCTTCGGAGGGTGGTCGAGGGTCCGGTTTTAGAGAAGTCGCGTTCTATCAATAGTACCATGGTCCAAACAACGTTGTGGTGAATCCTCGTGCATCGTGACAATAATCACAGTCCTCGGTCGCCATTCAAGTTCTTGATCGAACCCCAAGATAGTAGTTAGGCGTGGTCTCACATGTCGCCAAGAGAGCCTTCATTCTCTTGGTCAGCCGGTTCGCTGGTAACCTTGTTGCTCCGTTAGGATCCAGCATTCCTGTTTCGATGGTGTCGAGGAGGTCCGAAATGTACCAAGAACAGTCTGGGTGGCTCTGCAAGCCTCTGATCCACGACACCACGGACGGCTTCAGAACGGCATTGTTGTCTttgacggagaagaagacgtcgGAGTCGAACCCGTAGATGTCGCGCTCACTTCGGGCGTTGGGGAAGACCTGCTCCACGGCATGCAAGCCCATCATGAACCAGGTAACGTATTCCAGCATCACACAGCCGAGACTGAAAATGTCCGATCTTGGTGAAACCTGGCCCAACGGTAGGTCAAACTCTGGACAGCGGTAGGTGGCCGTTCTCTCAATGTTCTTGGGGTCTTGCTTTGACCGGGACACCTGGGTATGCAATCTTCCGAGCCCAAAGTCCGACAAGGCTATAAGACCAGGGGGGCTCTTCGTATGAAACCAGAGAAAGTTTCCTGGATCATGTTGGTCAGTTCGTGTGTTGAGAAAATCCACGAACTATCACGGGTGCTTACTTACCTGGCTTGATATCACCATGTCTTCCGTACAGGTCCTTGTTTGAATCTCGGTCCTCCAAGTACCGCATCGTCTGTGCGTGGTCGTTGTGAACGCATTGAAGTGCCTCGCTGATCTCGTAAAACTGGTTTGCCATCCACAGACAGTGGCTCTTGTCACCGACTAGGGTCTGGTTGCTCTCCCAAAACTTGTTCAAACTACCCTCGGCCCAATCAAACAGCAGGTAGAACGTCGAGGCTGTAGTTGCAGGATTAACCACCTCGAATGTAGCCAGAACTTGAATCATGTTCTTTTTCGTGTAGTTACGTCCCGTGAATATTAGCGACGAGAGCTCCAGATTGAAGCTCGTCCGGTTATGGGACGTGAGCTTCTTGAGCGCAAAGTAGCCTCGCGGGTGACGGATCTGATAAGACGCGAATCATCAGCAAGTCGAAATGGCGGGGTCAAAGAGATTTCTTACACCGTGTTCTCCGAAGTCATAGTGTCCATCATGAATTCTGACTTTGTAGACCTCGCTGAACCCCCCATATGTGTTTCCGTCGCTTCCGGAGCCTTTGGCGGTTGATTCAGTGTCAACATCTTGCTCTACTTTATACTCGAAGTCCATGGGGAAGACATCGCCAGTATCAAGGATATAGTGCGAGTGAAGGTTGTTCTGTCTTGTGATGTATGGCGCACTCAACAAGTAAGACCATTGAGAAAACCTTTCTCGCTTGTCTTGTCGACGGTAGTTGTTGAACTCGCTGTGAAACCCATGTTCTCGGCAACGCAGCTGTTGCTTCCCGTTGACTGTAAGTTTTTGGATCGGCAAGCATATGTCTGACATGTTGTCGGACAGCATATGTTTGGCCATAAGCTCCGCCGAGTTGATTCCAATGAGAACTGCCAGTAGCTTCACGCAGGGAGCCTTTCCTTTTTCGGGGTTTCCAGAAAAGATCCGCCGTGAGATGGCTTCTTTGTCTTTCTCACCACTGAAGCATTTCAGGATATGTACAATGCTACGAATCCGGCTGAACGTGAGAATTTTCGTAAGCTGGTTGTGTGGAATGAACATCCTCTCAGGCTCGAGAACGTATGAAACCTTTGCCTCGTCAAGCTCATCAGCAATCTTCTCGATGAGATCTGGCTCGGGCGATGCTTTGTCGAAGCGCTTCGCTTTGCCTTTCTTCGATGTATCGTCGGGTTTGGCTGCTGCTCGTTTCAATCGGGCTGACTCTCCCCTGTCGTAGATCTTTGAGACCTTTCCCTTGTCATCCAGGATCAACTTACCCCCCTGGACGAGACCCTGAACAGGGGGACTTTGATTTCCCATGATTGAAACTCGGCAACTGAAGCATTCTAGTTAACCGCATGTTGCGAGTCCTGAGACGAGGCGCCTTACCGATGATTGTTGAACGAGGCTGTACTGGTTGCTTCCACCCTGAGCCTATCGACACAGTATTGAGCTCTACTGAGGCGAAGTTTGGGCTTTTCATAAGCTTGTGGCGCTGTTCAATGACGAATTGCAGGCCCGAAGTGAGAGGAACAAACGAGGCACTGGAGAATATGAAAGTGCAGGTGCTACACTGACGTGGACGAAGAGAGCCGAAGTCAATCTGCGATGTCATCCTATGATCTGCAAAAACGGGGCAAACGAGCATTCAAATAGGTTTTTTGGTCTTTTGGGCCCAAGAAGAGGGAGTAGCGTCACCACGCCTGATTTGCTGGCCTTGTCTTCATTTAAGCCCATCTGTCACCCACACCCAGCCAGTTTGGGAAAGCCTCGTCTATTCGCAACGGCTTTCAGATAGCAGATTTGCTCTGCTCCATTGGTTTTATTTTTACCTGGCGGGGGGCATAGTAGTAGGCAGAAGCGGCAAGGCAACGGGAAAGTGGCCCATTCGGGAATGGAACATTAGAATGAGGGCGGTTTCGTGGTAGGCCCGTTGAATTTGCCCAGGATGGCTCGCAGTTGGTGCATCCCACGTGCGGCCAACAGACCAAGTCTGACTCCAAAGACGGCAAGGAGGCCACCGATGTTCAGCCCAACCAACTGGTTGGCTTCATGCATAAGAGAGTCTACATTGCAGACTAGGGTCGGCCACAGTCACATGCATTCAACATAGGCACTCTGGATAAACTAAAGGGGTTGAAAGGACAACAGCCAGACAATATCGTGTTCGTATGCATCAGGATGTTGTGAGTCGTTCCATACTCGGCTCCAGTCGACCTTTGAGTACGATCACCCCAATTAACATGACGGATCCAAGGCTTTTAGATCATGGCCAACCAGAGTTGGAAATCGGAGCATCTGCTCTTACTACTCGAGGCCGGAAATGGCGCGGGATTTCCGAGCCCGCGGACGTGAGACAGAAAGCCCATTGACGAGTCAGCCCTCTGGAATTCAGATTCTGGCTCCTGCCTCCAGCCTCCAGTTATACATCCCAAACATAGAAGGCGATAAGCCACCCTGTCACATCTGTGTCGCGAGGGTGGGTGAAAACGTGGCAAAACATGAGGTGGCGAGCGGCACAGCTTCACCGGTCACCAGGATGCCGCAGCTGATGCAGGATTCACGTAGCCTGATGGTCGCCGTGGCACCGCCCTCATGCAGACAGCCAATATTGCATGCAGTCAGTCAGCGTAGAAAGAGAGGCTGGGTCGCAATGGTTCGCCTGTCATCCGAATCTGCCCTGCCCGCATGATCTTTGCTGTCCAATCAGCGAGACTTGTCATACACAAGTTCCAATTATGTCGTCTCTCATGTTTGTTTCTCCCTCTGTGGGGGTAAGGGCAAAGCTGTACGAAGAACCCACACGATATTCACTCTCTTCCCACCTGAGATTTCCATTTATTTTCCTATCTGCTCACTTCATTTCTCAATAATTGTATGCGAAGGTCTATAGAAAACAGAGAGCAATCAAGCCCCGTCCCGATCCAGGCCTCACAGCAATTTAGAACCATCGCCAACGTCAACAAATTCTAGAGTATGTCTCGGCAATCACGTAATACACCCTCTTCGAAGGTTCAGTGGCATAATAGTTTCGATGGTACTCAAATGGCCTCTATATCTGCATCCCAAGTCAGCTCCAGTCAGTTGAAGGAGTACCTGGACAGAAACTATCCGGGACAATACTCAGTGCAGGTTTGTTCGAATTAGTGGAATCTGTTACAAAATTGACAAGAAGTGACATTTTTTTGCAGTTGAAGAGAGACAAGTTTAAAATCACGATTAATGGTGGATCGACAAACTGCATGGTCAGTATTATACAGCTTGCTCACAGTTTAGGGGGAATACTGATGCAAAACAACCACAGTGATAAAATACCGCGACTTGTTGGCATCACCTTTGTGTCGGCCTAAGCATACTCTTGCCAAAGTCATGATGATTAAACAGCACGATGGCATCATGAGGCGAAGTCATGGGAGCCGCGAACACGGGCGATTTATTATTAATGCTTTGCTATGAGTATCCATCTTGCTGGCAAGGGCTCGACCAGTGCTGACGGTCTGAAGATCAACACTGAAGACAAGTATTCAACTTCATAAATATATCAACCACGGACAATGTGTGGTATTGAGAAACTGTGACGCCGTCCTATGAGGAACTTTTCTTGTCCGAGAAAGTGTTGTGTTGATGAAATGCCAATCTTTTCGGCTAAATCAAAGCACCTATTCGACTGATACAGGTATAGCAAAAGGGCGACTCAAAACGCGTCCTGTTCTCGATTGCACCTTGTCTACCTCATCTAAAATGTCAACAATAGCGGGAGCTGTCGTCGAACGCTGCTCCACTTGAACATGGCCTTAGAACAGAACTAGGGAGAAAAACACGATCTCTAATCAAAATTGTTGATACAGACAATCAGAGTCAGGCAGCTGCGAATCAGCTTGGCATTCATGCGTTTTACTTGATATCTCAGTGAGCGGTTATCCATGCAAAAAAACGCTTAATTGGATCTACCGACTTCATAGGCTTTGCACTTGGGGGATATTAGTCTCCATCTTCAGTGTTTTCCTTCACAACGTCAACTCCTTCACCTTCTCCTCTACAGCGGCCAACGCATCCATGCTGTCGTTTTCCTTCTTCAACTTCATCGCTGCCTTTCTGTACTTGGTGTCCCTCAACACCTGATCAACCCCCTTCCTGACCTGCTCCGCGGTTGGCCTTTGCGTGGCCAGGCTGACGCCGAGCCCGGCATATACGGCGCGCATAGTAACCTCAACCTTCTCCTCGTTCTCACCCGCAAGAACGACGGGTACGCCATTGCGCACAGCGTGCGTCAGGGCGCCGTATCCAGCGTTCGAGATGAAAACGTCAGAATACTCGAGGATGGTGTCGTAGGGCAGGTAGTCCAGAACTCGAGCGTTCGGAGGCACGGTGAAGCTCGAAGGGAGCTGAGCGCCACGAACGCCCAGCGCCGCCACGACGAGAACATCGTGCCTATCGGCGAAGGCTTCGATGGCCGGCAACACAAGCTCGGAGTAGTCCAGGTTAACGGTGCCCTGGGACACGAAAACGACGTGGCGGTATTTGTTGTTCTGCGTTCTTTCTACCTCGGACCACCAAGAGGGGTATTGATAGGACGGATCGGGTATGTTGCGCGGCATCACGCCGATAAAGTCAACCGAGGGCGGCAGGTCGGAAATTGGATACTCAAGGCTAGGAGAGCAGAGCTGTAGGGTGGCATCGTGGGCTGTGTAGCAAGACCTCCACAAACCCGTCTCGGGGATGCTTGTGCATCCTGTCTTCCTCATTGCATCCTGCCAGGCATCCATCATGGGCTTCATGGGACCTTTCTCGAGGAGTTCCTGGAGAGCTTGGTTTCGTTGACGGCCCGAGGGCGTGGAATCGGGCGGCAGGCCGAGGGGGACCGGCCCGGTGTCTCGGCTCTCCATAATAAGAGGGGCGACGCCGATACCGATGGTTTTGGGCATATCCGTAAAGCCGTCGGGTAGAGATCGACCATACCTGAAAGGCATGAACGACCAGTTAAAGACGTCTTCGATGAAAATGATCTGGCGGCTAGGGTCTCTAGCCTTCAACTGTGCCAGAACTTCCTCGGTCCTCTGGGTCCGTACTGGAAGGTTGTCCAAGAAGACGACCGTGAGTTGGGCAGCAAAACGTTCGGGTCCGGAAGGCAGGGTCGCCGCGGCGCCAAGGGCCTGGAATGTTGCGTCCGTCAAGGGGTTGTCCGTGTGAATCCATTCGGCCCCTGCGTTTTGAGCTTTGCCGCTAAAGTCCGGCACCGTGAGGAAGACAACTTCATAACCATTCTTGACAAGATGGGCTGCAATGGCTAGGAGAGGATTTGTGTGTCCCTCACCAGGGAAAGCCGCAATGAGGATGAGGGGCTTCTCACCGGAGTGGGCCTCGGTGTCGCGAACAGAGGTTGCCGTCATGATGTTAAAGACGATGATTTAGAATGTCCGTGACGACAAGACACGAGGATCAGAAAAGGGTATGAGTGGGATTTCTTTGATCTTATATCGACGTCCCTACCAGCTCTTCAGAAGGCCCATATACTTCCTGCTTATGCATCAAGCAAGACGTAGCAGTAAGCATCTCAGTTCTCATCATTGAAGTGTGGATAAATGTGAGACGTAGGGTTGGATTCTGGCGCCTTTGCTGTGGGTCTGATGCAGCCTGCTTCATCTGCTTTGCTGACGCGATTCGGCAGTGGGCACAATGCACGGGGAGATGGTTGATACTTGACGGCGTGTTATTCCGACTCGCGACTCGCTCTGGCGGTCGTGATACCGGAC
This window contains:
- a CDS encoding Putative protein kinase, with the translated sequence MGNQSPPVQGLVQGGKLILDDKGKVSKIYDRGESARLKRAAAKPDDTSKKGKAKRFDKASPEPDLIEKIADELDEAKVSYVLEPERMFIPHNQLTKILTFSRIRSIVHILKCFSGEKDKEAISRRIFSGNPEKGKAPCVKLLAVLIGINSAELMAKHMLSDNMSDICLPIQKLTVNGKQQLRCREHGFHSEFNNYRRQDKRERFSQWSYLLSAPYITRQNNLHSHYILDTGDVFPMDFEYKVEQDVDTESTAKGSGSDGNTYGGFSEVYKVRIHDGHYDFGEHGIRHPRGYFALKKLTSHNRTSFNLELSSLIFTGRNYTKKNMIQVLATFEVVNPATTASTFYLLFDWAEGSLNKFWESNQTLVGDKSHCLWMANQFYEISEALQCVHNDHAQTMRYLEDRDSNKDLYGRHGDIKPGNFLWFHTKSPPGLIALSDFGLGRLHTQVSRSKQDPKNIERTATYRCPEFDLPLGQVSPRSDIFSLGCVMLEYVTWFMMGLHAVEQVFPNARSERDIYGFDSDVFFSVKDNNAVLKPSVVSWIRGLQSHPDCSWYISDLLDTIETGMLDPNGATRLPANRLTKRMKALLATCETTPNYYLGVRSRT
- a CDS encoding Putative UDP-glucuronosyl/UDP-glucosyltransferase, with translation MTATSVRDTEAHSGEKPLILIAAFPGEGHTNPLLAIAAHLVKNGYEVVFLTVPDFSGKAQNAGAEWIHTDNPLTDATFQALGAAATLPSGPERFAAQLTVVFLDNLPVRTQRTEEVLAQLKARDPSRQIIFIEDVFNWSFMPFRYGRSLPDGFTDMPKTIGIGVAPLIMESRDTGPVPLGLPPDSTPSGRQRNQALQELLEKGPMKPMMDAWQDAMRKTGCTSIPETGLWRSCYTAHDATLQLCSPSLEYPISDLPPSVDFIGVMPRNIPDPSYQYPSWWSEVERTQNNKYRHVVFVSQGTVNLDYSELVLPAIEAFADRHDVLVVAALGVRGAQLPSSFTVPPNARVLDYLPYDTILEYSDVFISNAGYGALTHAVRNGVPVVLAGENEEKVEVTMRAVYAGLGVSLATQRPTAEQVRKGVDQVLRDTKYRKAAMKLKKENDSMDALAAVEEKVKELTL